aatattgcAGTAAAATATAGAATTACGAGGCAATATCCGCAAGTATAGGgtctagttgtaatatagttttacaatggAGTGggtgagtactccaaggatcatacccaagggaggcaagCGCTAGATCAATTGTAACCTAAATACTAAAAGAATTTATTAGTACTTTTATATCTAGTTATAGTaagaagaatataaaataaaggatttttagggttttatagtaatgaaaataaaatagcataaaaagataaaatttcaagagaataaaaaggaagaataaatcaaatctgattatggGTATGTTGCGACATAGAAACCAGTATAGCACTCTATAGCCATCTTTAGGGGTATGTCACGAAATCCTCAgtctgtgtcacgacatcgaatGCAGAATTgagttttcttaattttgttcCCTACGTTGCGACATCAGGCATCCCGTGTTGCGACATAGCGTCCACTATTGTCTTAAAATGCCTTTTGATGGTCTTTTGCAAACTCACAAAGTATGTTAGCTTTCCCTTAGACCTCATTCGGcccttaaggttaataaaagactccatttgaaaattttattgaatgtaagtacaactaaagaaacttaactaaaatttaatgaaaatgcttgtattcaggctccttaagtgtgaaaactagtttaatctgctacactgaattttggcagatcaaactcccttacacttaagtcattgcttgtcttcaagcaacataaacaaaGATGAAAGATAAACATGACGACCCTTAAGTAAGTATGATATAAGTATTAACTTTGGAGCATATGACCTAGACATTTCATGCTTATTAACAACTTTAACATGATGAATAGTTTACTTACCACCTTTGACTTCAAACATCTAAGTTTagtatgttacaaaatatacaagtattaaggGTTTCATCTATAAAAATCCATCAACAAATCATATAAGTACTTTGATTATCCAAGCAAAATACAAATAGTCGTTTATGCACATGTCTAGTATGATGTCCATTCATTTATAAGGACATTTAGGTCACATAGGAATTTTTGGCTTGTAACATTCTGAAGCTTAAGATAGGTACGAAATTCAAAAACAGTAAGTAGAAAAAAGGGTTACaaacacgaaaatagtttgacaCATCGTATTGATCCCTATTCTTCCTCCTTAGTGACCCTTTCTTGCTTACTGcctcatttcttcttctttcaccTTCCTTATCTCTCCACATAGGAAATCATAGCTTGACATAGTAACTACGGCTAGCCTATGAGttttttgtgcactaatgaatgaGTTTTTTTCTATTGTTATGACGttgtcacttttctttttcaacttatCTCACTCAAGAATGCTTTTTGGCTTTTCAGGTACTTTTTCTACTCATATGGActttctttttggattttttcttcttgttttgcaCTTTCAAGCTAACCTATAATTCCAAAATCACActaatctttcctatttcactttatttttacaaactcCACCATGATgcatctacttaaccctcaatacgtatgACCAGACGTCTATAATCGTGCAATGTAGGACCAAAGAACAAGGGCAAATACAAACTGACGTATTCAGGCTCGGGGCTTGTAAtgtggttcatcaagaagtgtcaaCAGGCTCAAAAATTAGTATTAAAGGTGAAATATAATTAGGACAACTTTTTGGCTCTAGATGTGTTCCAAACAacgccttaggtcatccctaaatatctcaacatgcacaaatttaatcaaccaaacaaatacaaattcaactatttatcATTCGTACTAGTATGCTCGTTTccttatattttctatattgtTTGGTACAGTTGATTGCTTAAtacctatttatagtgtaacatatagaacttagtagccTAATAGAGGTGCTCATAGGTAGGCGGCTGCCTACTGGCCCGCCTTAGAAATATGGgaggatttgggtaaaaatataggccgaaatatgggcttgggcaaaaaacgaggcccaaTTAAAAATGGGCAGACctcggcaccactttttttttGCCCCTACCGACCAaaccgaatataataaatattttatttttaaaattttttaaattttaaaatacttttaaatttttttaattttaaaatatttttaaaataattttttaaaaatttttgttttaatttttaaaataaattttggtatttatttaaaaagcgGTGGGCAGGCTTATGAATTTTTCGTCAGGcggcctgggcaaaattctaggcccatatttcgggccgggccgaaaCTTTTTTCTGGGCTtggcccgaacccggcccaGCCCATATACACCTCTATAGCCTAATaatcaaaagtttaaaatcacctatcatcatgccaaatttttcataaacacaagcaacatatgtacatgctcctaaccaatcacttgtatttctacaagctcaagcacggaaaagacaagaaaaatcaaagaaaatgtaaaatttgaagcaaattttCTACGTTACCCCTCACACTTTAGTTGACACATTATCCTTAATGTGTAGCCCATAAATAGATAAGGAAGaaagttacccgattgatcgtGGTTGCTCCAATTGCTAATGGTGGGTGCTTTATCCTTTGATCATGTTagctcaaattttttttgtgtcTCCTTCATGTTGGgtttttacatagaaaatttaacaaagtgcaacaaaacaaaaaatctatttattattccTACTcctaaaaaatctaaattaaaatcatccaataattaatacaagtctttataaaattaaaatagttcaATCGTCCTCCTCATCAACTCCTCACTCCCATCATTTTTctcatcttcttcctcctcATCGCTATCATgcacttttttttcttgttctgTATTCATCGCCCCGAACGTGTCAAGTGTATAATTGGGGAGTCAGATGTTATTTTTCCTtacaaattcttaaaatattggTCCCGACTCTTGCATCCACTGTATCATCCAATCAAGCTTTGGATGACTTCTTTCACCGATGTTTTGTTGAGCTCGTGTCAACCTCTATGATGAAGCTAGAATAGTTGTCGCTTATTGTTGTCACTTGTTCCAATCCTTCATTTGTTTGGCTCACAATTTTAAGTACTGTTGGAACAAGGTATCACCCATAATACTTTTGAAAGGTTTTAGTGACTACTGAGTGGATGTCATAGGTACACTCGCCTTTCTACATAATGCAGCCACTAGGTGGGGAAAGAAGACTCCCACCTTTTGCTTACTAATGCATCTTCTCATGTTCTGATGAATCCATTTACCAATACATACATGTTTTTTTCTGCAAAATAGCATAGAGTAACACTGCTCTAAAAGTATTAACATTAGAAACATTTAGAGCATGTACGATTTTTGTGCATATAAATTGGATCCACATTTTGGCTTTAGGAAACATGATCGCTTGATGAAAGGATACTAGGATATTGGTACGTGCACGATATTTCCATTCATCCCTACCTTCAGTAAAGAAGTTTATAATACTATCCATATCTATATCTCTGAAGTATTCTAGATTGGATTCATCAATGAAATCATTCTCATAATATGGAGCACTATAAAAATCCCAAATGATTCGAGGGGTTACTCGCACTTCCTTCCCCCGCACAAGTACCATATCCCACATACAGCCTTCAGTATTTCTAGACTCATGGTCTCGTAAAGATGCATAAAACTCTTAACCAATGGGGACCACGACATTATCTTTCGGTATTATCCAATAATGTTCCCACTTATGATATCTAACCAAAGGTCATATTTCCTTATACAAAACCATTAACAGATTGAATCCCCTCTATTGGATAAATAATTTTCCTTGAAGTTTAGTAAAATATTTCCAAATATTCGAGTTTACGAAATTAGGGGGTTTGGATCCGTCGATAGTTCGAACTTATTGATTCTTCTACCTTTTCTTGGAGGCATGATATTTCAATCCGAATACAATACTAAGCAAACCATTCAATGGAATAGTAAAAAGTTTGAGTTCAAAAACTCTTAACCTTTAATATATAATCGAAGTTTGTTTGAGTTCCTTGCTTTCCCACGATGTTTTCGTTCCTTGTTACCCCGAATATGGTCGAAGAGTTTACGAAGAATAACTAGAATGTTTAAGAGAttaaaggtttaaggtttaagaggTTTTAAGGGATTTGAAAGAGTTTTGAGGATTAAAGGTTAAGAGGTGTTTTAATTAGAAGTGAGTATGGTTTTAGGTTagaaaatagggttttaaagGGTTAAGAATCTAGTTAAATGAAGATTATTTTGCTGGGTTGCTCGATTGGGTCGGGTCAACCTTGCAGAAAATTATAGCGATGTTGCGACATAAGGGTTCAGTGTCACGACATGGCATACTACTTATGCCATGACACTAGGgtttgatgtcgcgacacatcCTACAGTCTAGAGGTCTGAAAGAAACTATCTACTATGCCGCGACTCCCTAAGGCAATGTCGCGACATTAACTCTGTTTCGGCTAAAAACTTCCAGCTTTAAGGATGGTCTGATTTAGAGATGAACCTACATcaaataaaagtcaaaatctAAAGTAGGTGATTAGttttatattacaataatttacaaaagttaaacaacaattgaactaatttttaagttttacttCCGGATTCATCCGACAGTGTCACCAATTCACCAATAGAGGATTTCCCTGTTCTGTCGGTATTGGTCCATCTTCCATCTTGCCATTCCACATGTGCTAGTTTGTCCCTTTCCTTAAACCTGTTTATTCTTTCTGCATGCATAAAAGGAAACGTGTCCCTTGACTCGGGGAAGttagtaataaataattttttacattattcCCCTAACTTCTTCTTATCTTCATTGCTTGATTGATGACCACATTTAAAAGTTTCAGTCTCACCATTAATTTTCATAGTTAATTCATTCTTTTCTAAATCAATGGTGGATCTAGAAGTGGCTAAAAAGGGTCTTCCTAATAAGATCGGTATCTAacgatcttcttcaaaatcaagtaCCACAAAATCTGTGGGGATAATAAAACTTTGCACTTTGACTAACACGTCTTCTAATACTCCTTTTAGACGTACCGAAGACCTGTCAGCCAACTGTAATTTATTTGAGTAGTTTTCAGATCTCCTATCccgagtttttcaaaaatcaatagaGGCGTTAAATTAATACTAGCTCTATTAAATTGAATGCTCACTATCTCTATGGGAATAGTAAAACTTCCTGggtcttttaattttcaaggtATCTGTCTTGAAATAATCACACTACAGGAAGCATTTAAAGCAACTTTTTCTCCTACCTTAATTTTCTTACACCTAGCcataatttcctttaaaaatttagcGTATTTGGGAACCTTttcaattaactcaattaaaggtAGGTTAGCATTTAATGTTTTGAACAGGTTTAGGAAACTTACAAATTGATGATCATCCCACCTTTGCTTTTCTTCTAGTCTTGAACGGAATGAGATTTTTGTATCGGAATGAGATTTACAAAGAAACAGTTCTTCCAAGAATCTTAGAGCAGCtaattttacttctttttcttctatttttttctctctttaatataaaattaagaggTCTGTAGCATTAAAGGATTTTATCTGGTTCTTTTACAAGTTGTCAATTGCAAAGATGATCTTGCCCAATATTATTTGATGGATTATGCAGTTCAGGTGTTCCCTGATGAGTATCACTTGCATACTCTTGAGATGTTATTGGATGGAAGAGGGAGAGGGATGAGAGAGTAGTGATAGAGGGATGGAAAATGGCAGCTCCGCGATGTCTGTAATGAAAAATGGTAGCTCTGTTACGTTTGTAATAGAAAATGGTTAGTggtgactgttttgttattttttgaaagttgagtgactgaattgaaacttgagtgactattttgtcATCTACCCCAAAGTTGAGTGAATGTttgtataatttaccctatttttaactttattctTGGTTTTAGCCAAAACACCCTTTTGTCGTTGTACCACTCACTCCCCCGATTTGCGTCGTAACCATCTGACTCACATCATCAGCATTCGATTCTTGAGCATTAATCCCTGTAGCATCGACAAGATTTCCACCGAAGATTCTAAAACAACTAGTCTCGCCAGCCGCTGTGCCTCCGACTGACTTCGCCGCCACTGGTCTAGGTCCCCTTCTTTGTTTATGTTCCACTAACATCCAAGGTATGTATCTATCATCTTCAACGTTTTTCTGAACCCCAAACACCCTCCTTTGTGGCTGGTCACTCTCTGTAATCGGAACGTCCCCTGACTTGTCTTGTAAGGACAAATCTCTCGACTATGGCCCTATCTTCcacattcaaaacataccattggTAGAGACTCGTACTCTAGCTGTTGAGTCCTTCCATCGATCTTTATCTGACACAAGAGGCTACCCTAAGTCAACAAAGACCATGAGATGAGCGAACTGTCCTCTGGCTCTATTATCAGTGTTACGATCAATTTTGGCGACCGGCCCTATCGTACcaccaataaattttaataaactcgTAGTATACATCCCTTCCGGTAGTCTAGGTAAACGAATCCAAACCATCAGATTGCTTGGTTGTGCTTGATCCGTTGAAAAACCAGGAGTCCATGGCCTTACCATAAGGTAATGACCAAAGATTGTCCACAGTCCTCCCAATATTGCAGTGAGATACTCATTGTCATCTTGGAATCTAActgaaaaataatcattttccaAGTCTAGAATCTGTAATGGTtgttttgttttccattttgtcTGAAGCTTGCTTGACATGGTAAGGTATGAGATCTTTCAACCAATTAGTTTCACCACTACAGTCCTGGCCATCCGTTGAGCAATAAAATTATGGACACGCTTAGAGAGGGCAATTGAAGGTATACCATCAACCACTTCCTTAGCAGCGTCTCCCTCCATTAAGTTAAAGTCTTCCTCCTTTTGTGAATTCACATTACTGCCTAAGTTGCCCAGTAGCTTGTCTTTCCACGACGCAATGGGAGTATCATCCGAGATCACTGTCATTCCCTTCTCATCTACTAAGGGGTCATCAAGAATGGGGGGTTCATTCAGCCTCTTACGGATCTTCTTTGTTGCTCGTCCAATACCGCCGTCGAAAGTCAACGATTCTCCAGTCATCACTGGAACACTTGATTTAGCTAATTTGTATATTGAAGTTTGATCAATCGAAACTTTTTAaccaatgttttatttttttaaaagaaagtatatatatatatatatatatatatatgtattaaagcAAGCTTCTAACAAAATAAAGTAGCCATGTTGATAAAGCATAGTTGTTATATTACCGAGtgacaaatttatttatctacACATGACagttaatatttaatcttttaatttaaatcctattaaataaattcattataatatatttcttttaaaaaacctaccatgtcttttatataaaattaatgtttctcACAATAATTGCTGtattccttttaaaaaattcattaaaacaatatcatttttaaaatattatttaccaaaatacataaattaagctattaatatattaagaccttacataaattttcaacgtttccatattaatttagattaaatatgtaacttcaaaacattatttttccataaaaacaATATCAACACTGACGTTTTGGAAAAATCAGTGCATTCACCTAATTACTTAAAACATATATCAGCACCTATAATTGCGCAATCTCAAAAGCAAAATTACATCACTTATACCCAAAACCCCTAAATCCCTTACGGGGATAAATGACATTGCAaagatttattttatctttaggTTTTTCACATATGATGTCCagtttttttctataattagGTGAGTAATGTCAACAATTTACCTCTTCCATTGTCTTAtgtttacttttaaatatattactttattCTTCATTATactaaattacattattatttgCTTATCAGGTATGGAAGCTTGTTGGGATTCAAATAAAACAAGCTAACTTCTCTATGAgctgtatattttcttttacacaATTTTCCTGATCGTTCTGTTTCATTTATCTTTcaattatttctctttttcatatCAATGAGAATATAggaatatatttaataataattctttctcttgctttttaatattatttcaaaaattgaagcacattttcttaaagaaattttcttgCAATTCTCAAAATGtgctttattttataaattgccAATGGCTGGAAAATCCGCATCATAGAACAAAGAGGTTAGATTCTCAAACTTATAACATTTTATGTtcagataaaatttgaaatgtctAATATTTTGTGTTCTTATCAATTTTAAGGAGTTTCAATCCAGAAAGTTCAACAAAAATTcttagaagaaagaaaaaacaagtgAGCATTCATTTATTGACATAAACATGTatgttttatttccaaaaaaaattaatttaatttaaaatatgaaattctgttttaattatttactttatttttaaaatgaaatactatttgaatttatatattaagtataaaaattaaggtATCCTTCGTATTAGGTTTTACAATCCATATTATCgcgtaatttaaaataaaaattatgctGTATCATTACTAAAACATTTCAGTTTTCATCTAATTTCATAAACTTGACTTCTATGTTTGAGAGTTGACTCAGATGATCATGAAATCGATCTATACCAAAAATTACGTTTACAGcaagttgaaataattaacaaaGAAACTCTTTGAAGAAGCTAAGAATTGGGATTCAAGTGATGATGTCGATGCTATATTAAAAGTGGGATTCAAATAAATAGAGGGTATgagtattttcttatttatgggttaaaaaaattataagtagtTCCATGCACCATgtcaaaagaatatatataagtagaatttgtaatgaaattgttaaaacaaaccttttataatttgattttaaattaagttataatcagattttaatatatatatatatatatatatataaaagaaaacactTTCTAAAccctttattttaaatcaaataccttccaaaataaaaactaccaaaatttgaaaaataaaaatttatattatattatttcactttttcaattataatatctttaaattttaacaaataaataaaatatatttcaatacaTACAATTAAGTAGTTATTATACAATTTGGTTGATTAGTTCCATTTTTCTGCAATATTGTTATAAgttcatttatattttggttcTGAAAATTGTAGTAGAAAGTATAGTCCGGTGAAGTCTGAGGAGGTCAGATCAATGAGTAAACGCAAACTACAGAAGGTCAACATAAACGCTACaccaatataacaaatatctcaagATTTACGAATCATTAGATGCGACAAAATACATGAATGGGAATTGTGAAGGTTAGAGAAAACCATAAAATTCAACTTGTTATCCGGTTATAAACAAAACCATCCCATTCTGGTTCTAAATTTGTTCCAATAAAAAGCTTAACCAATTCCACGaaactaacaaaaatataaCATGAATCGTCATTATTCAAAACTCAAAAAGTAAAAAGTACATAAACATTACTCTTATCCCTAATAAAAAATGCCCGATTGAAACAAAGCTGTCCAATTGAGAAACATGAAGAGTCATGAAAGAAAGTCAACTGCAACTGCATCCGGATTCTTTCGACCGGTTTAAGGATTTATGTAAGCCATATGGTTGTCTATCTTCATCTTCGAATCTATTGATCCTTGCCGCAGCACCTTCTCATAACAAAAGCATTGGaaacaaaataagtttaagAGTTTAAATGAACATGAGAGAATTGTACAAGTATTCTGGATGTTCTGGATGATATCAGTTATACACTAATCTTACACAATTAAGTTTAAACGTTCACAAAAGATAAGTGTAGGTAAAATATCCAAAATATCGAGTCAAAAAAGATGAGTGTAGCTAAAATATTCGAAATATGAGAATCTGAGAAAAACTTTTACTCTAGTGCCAATGgaggataaaatgatataatttgaaataccATGTAAGATTGTgcattggatacaaatgtcggACACAGGTACTTAACTGTAAATGATGAGTTAGAGGATTTAAAACCAGCTATATGTGGCAAGCTCTATACAAATCTTATAATTCAGATTTTAACAACTTGTCTGTGGCAAAAGTACCTTTTGTATCTCTTCTTCGAACCACACGGACAAAGCGCATTTCTGCTAATTTGCCCACTCTTTGCCATGTTAGACCTGGCATGATCCAATGGTGTGGAACCGATTAGCTTTTGCACCTGCAAAACGAATAATGTTTTTCTTAGAGAAAGATAAAGGGCTCATTACTGATATTTTAACCGCAGTCCACAGAAGAAACTTTCCCGTGAACTCAAATGCAAATTTAACCTATTGAAAATCGATGAATATGGAAATCCCAGTCTCCCAACATCGAACTAAAAGACTAATGCTCAAGAATCCAAGAAAAACTAAAGAGCAAAAGCAACTCCTTTGCCTTCCCCGACAAATATATCCCTTATCTCTTTcaaatagttcatttcaaaaCCTTATCTGCTGGGCAGCAAGAGAAATAaagatatattaattttgggAATAAAAATTCAATCCGTATTTTGAGCACTAAACAATGAAGACACTAGCTTACTTGAGATCgttttaatcatttaacatATTCAGTTGAAAATTAACCAAAAGAAACCGGTGGAGAAACTACCTCAGCAAAACTCTTCGGCATCGGTTTCCCTTCCTCTTTCAGTTGAGCCATCTTCTGATGTGCTTCTTTAGCCCAAGTGAACTTTGCAAGCGCATTCTCGACATCCAACAACGTGCAATCACATTGCTTCGCAGCTTCTTTCTTTTGACTTGGTTGAAGattctataaaaattatataaaaaaacccctaaaccctaaatttactATCAGAACATTCACCCACAGGCTTCTTCAActataaacataaacaaaagCAGCAACCATCAAACTcgctaaataaataaatttatccttATAGAACTAATGGAGAAAATCgatgaaataatatagaaactAACCATTCCGGTCGGATCACAACCTCCAAGGTATCTAATAATGGCTTCTTGTTTCTCGAAAACATCCGCAAATGTGGCGTCGCTGCTCCTACCAACTACGTATTGCTTAAATTTCCCCAATTTTCTAGCATTCTTCAATTCATCGGCGAATCCTGATTTAACAAACATTgatttatagaaaattaattttgattttttgaatagATGTCCAAAACTCCAAGCTAAAGCAACAGGGCTAGGACAGAGAGGACTAATAGTATTAAACATTCAGACAACAGAAGGCTGAGGCGATGACTCACGGAGGAGAGTGAAGGATTCGGCGCT
The nucleotide sequence above comes from Gossypium raimondii isolate GPD5lz chromosome 13, ASM2569854v1, whole genome shotgun sequence. Encoded proteins:
- the LOC105784027 gene encoding uncharacterized protein LOC105784027; this encodes MKKMLASRFATSISKRNLSSSSLSGYSYPDRRLILTPHRSIFTTSPVQFSWMDSIKGVFTGKKTSPDDPNISAESFTLLRFADELKNARKLGKFKQYVVGRSSDATFADVFEKQEAIIRYLGGCDPTGMNLQPSQKKEAAKQCDCTLLDVENALAKFTWAKEAHQKMAQLKEEGKPMPKSFAEVQKLIGSTPLDHARSNMAKSGQISRNALCPCGSKKRYKRCCGKDQ